A genomic window from Deltaproteobacteria bacterium CG11_big_fil_rev_8_21_14_0_20_42_23 includes:
- a CDS encoding elongation factor Tu has product IAMEKELRFAVREGGRTVGAGVVTEVVE; this is encoded by the coding sequence CTATCGCCATGGAAAAAGAATTACGCTTCGCCGTTCGCGAAGGCGGCCGTACCGTTGGTGCTGGTGTTGTGACTGAAGTGGTAGAGTAA